The Solibacillus sp. FSL R7-0682 genome includes a window with the following:
- a CDS encoding glucosamine 6-phosphate synthetase, with product MEKRKRTIFWIIPIAIIGFFIYFFGPKDAITDNEYISYIKAAPLIGNTNIMNEAAFANSCEKLGWEYFQTKMFEHVVEFKGECNVNNTLQPVNLQFIVEKDQSSHRVGAMLINGEQQTEQQRDEFLALLQQ from the coding sequence ATGGAGAAAAGAAAGCGTACGATTTTTTGGATTATACCAATTGCAATAATTGGATTTTTTATTTATTTCTTTGGTCCAAAAGATGCAATCACTGATAATGAATACATTTCATACATAAAAGCTGCACCGTTAATAGGAAATACTAATATAATGAACGAAGCCGCTTTTGCTAATTCTTGTGAAAAATTAGGTTGGGAATATTTCCAAACAAAAATGTTCGAACATGTTGTTGAGTTTAAAGGGGAGTGTAACGTAAATAATACTTTACAACCAGTAAATTTACAGTTCATCGTTGAGAAGGATCAAAGTTCTCACCGAGTTGGGGCTATGTTAATAAATGGCGAACAACAAACAGAGCAGCAACGGGATGAATTTTTAGCCTTGCTCCAACAATGA
- a CDS encoding sigma-70 family RNA polymerase sigma factor translates to MQSIDEMIQQHEFLISRAIYKLNIYQNKEDYMQIGRISLWKAVLDFDESKGEFSMFAYVRIRYALLRALTNANKIEQVEVALESNKLVLILEKQSAEEIYLPPIDWPQLLNDEEYSLIQMIYVDGKTLREVALHLGYSYEMVKKRKQRLLKRMKDIVAQIE, encoded by the coding sequence ATGCAATCAATTGATGAAATGATACAACAACATGAATTTTTAATTTCTCGTGCTATTTATAAGTTGAATATATATCAGAATAAAGAAGACTATATGCAAATTGGTCGTATTTCTTTATGGAAAGCGGTACTAGATTTCGATGAAAGTAAGGGGGAGTTCAGCATGTTTGCTTATGTAAGAATTCGTTATGCTCTTTTGCGAGCATTAACGAATGCAAATAAAATCGAACAAGTGGAAGTAGCATTAGAAAGTAACAAACTGGTACTCATACTAGAAAAGCAATCTGCCGAAGAAATCTATCTACCACCTATTGATTGGCCGCAGCTTTTAAATGATGAAGAATATAGCCTTATACAAATGATTTATGTTGATGGGAAAACATTGAGGGAGGTAGCCCTACATTTAGGCTATTCCTATGAAATGGTGAAAAAAAGAAAACAACGTTTATTAAAAAGAATGAAGGATATTGTAGCGCAAATAGAATAG
- the proB gene encoding glutamate 5-kinase has product MERKRVVVKIGSSSLTNSKGELDKFKFQDHVSALATLKQAGHEVILVSSGAVAAGFRKLGYSSRPVTIKGKQAAAAVGQSVLIQAYWDEFAAFKVTPAQILLTRSDFSDKKRYKNAYETLSELLERSIVPIINENDTVSIAELTFGDNDMLSALVSGLLHADQLIILTDVNGLYTANPLTNPDAQRIAKIDTITDEMLTFASGSGSKVGTGGMQSKLTAAKYATNAGVDVFIGTGAGSHKLIEILAQNGDGTYFTRNEKSIPNYKQWVALTKASGKIFIDEGAVQALQFGGKSLLPAGVYAYEGTFEKGEVVEVYDRHICIGRGEVLYSSSELEQAMGKRTVELSHLPMEVIHRNQWVKN; this is encoded by the coding sequence GTGGAACGAAAACGCGTTGTTGTAAAAATTGGCAGTAGCTCGTTAACAAATAGTAAGGGTGAGCTCGACAAATTCAAATTTCAAGATCATGTCTCAGCGTTGGCAACATTAAAGCAGGCTGGTCATGAAGTTATTTTAGTTTCTTCAGGTGCTGTCGCAGCTGGATTTAGAAAATTAGGTTATTCCTCAAGACCTGTAACAATTAAAGGAAAGCAGGCTGCTGCTGCGGTAGGACAAAGCGTTTTAATTCAGGCGTATTGGGATGAATTTGCCGCTTTTAAGGTAACACCTGCGCAGATTTTATTAACCCGATCAGATTTTAGCGATAAAAAGCGATACAAAAACGCTTATGAAACATTATCTGAGTTACTTGAACGTTCGATCGTTCCGATTATTAATGAAAATGACACAGTTTCTATTGCTGAATTAACTTTTGGGGATAATGATATGCTATCCGCCTTAGTAAGCGGCTTATTGCATGCTGATCAATTGATTATTTTAACGGACGTCAACGGCTTATATACGGCCAATCCATTGACAAATCCTGACGCACAGCGTATTGCAAAGATCGATACAATTACAGATGAAATGCTTACCTTTGCTTCAGGATCTGGCTCAAAGGTCGGTACAGGTGGGATGCAATCAAAGTTAACCGCAGCGAAATATGCGACAAATGCTGGGGTTGATGTATTCATCGGTACAGGGGCAGGTTCTCATAAATTGATTGAAATTTTAGCACAAAACGGAGATGGAACATACTTTACTCGCAATGAAAAATCAATTCCTAATTACAAGCAATGGGTAGCTTTGACGAAAGCATCTGGGAAAATTTTTATAGATGAAGGGGCCGTTCAAGCCCTCCAATTCGGTGGCAAAAGTTTATTACCAGCTGGTGTGTATGCCTATGAAGGCACTTTTGAAAAAGGTGAAGTGGTGGAAGTATACGACCGTCATATTTGTATTGGACGTGGTGAAGTATTGTACTCTTCTAGCGAGCTAGAACAAGCGATGGGGAAACGAACAGTTGAGCTCTCCCATTTGCCGATGGAAGTTATCCACCGCAATCAATGGGTAAAAAATTAA
- a CDS encoding DMT family transporter: MNINAMLKLTISMAIFGSIGFFTTQTGLPAVELVFIRCICATIFLGSLWFLTGGHKTEVWQKSELLKTIVCGVFIVLNWVFLFKAFEVMSISIAISIYNLAPIFVLLLGSVFLAEKMGIRSILATIVCFFGSILIVGIESFTSISQFMNSGFVWALLSAICYALTMFTSKTIKGLSSYALTFVQTIVGIIMLFPLCDFSAFQGLSQTNWLYILGTGFIHTGFVYYLFFDSIRNLSTVIVSVLVFVDPVVAILLDAVLLSFRPSLLQTLGILMIFGSILYTVFNPNTTSKK; this comes from the coding sequence ATGAATATAAATGCCATGTTGAAATTAACGATTTCGATGGCGATATTTGGCTCGATTGGATTTTTCACTACTCAAACAGGGCTACCTGCTGTCGAGCTTGTATTTATTCGATGCATTTGTGCGACAATTTTTTTAGGGAGTCTTTGGTTTTTAACCGGTGGGCATAAAACAGAAGTATGGCAAAAATCTGAACTGTTAAAAACAATTGTTTGTGGCGTTTTTATCGTCTTAAATTGGGTATTTTTATTTAAAGCATTTGAAGTAATGTCAATTTCCATAGCAATCTCCATATATAATTTAGCGCCGATCTTTGTATTACTACTGGGCTCCGTTTTTTTAGCAGAAAAAATGGGGATCCGTTCAATTTTAGCAACAATCGTATGTTTTTTTGGAAGTATATTAATTGTTGGAATAGAAAGCTTTACTTCCATTTCACAATTTATGAACTCCGGTTTTGTTTGGGCATTATTATCTGCTATTTGTTATGCATTAACAATGTTTACGAGTAAAACAATTAAAGGATTATCTTCTTATGCTTTAACGTTTGTACAAACAATCGTAGGGATCATTATGCTTTTCCCTTTATGTGACTTTTCAGCATTTCAAGGTCTTAGCCAAACAAACTGGCTATATATTTTAGGGACAGGGTTTATACATACCGGATTTGTCTATTACTTGTTTTTTGATAGTATCCGCAATTTATCTACAGTTATCGTTTCTGTTCTTGTTTTTGTAGATCCTGTTGTAGCAATTTTACTAGACGCAGTTCTCTTATCGTTTCGCCCTAGTCTATTACAAACTCTCGGAATTTTAATGATTTTCGGAAGTATTTTATACACGGTATTCAATCCAAATACAACTAGTAAAAAGTAA
- the tnpB gene encoding IS66 family insertion sequence element accessory protein TnpB (TnpB, as the term is used for proteins encoded by IS66 family insertion elements, is considered an accessory protein, since TnpC, encoded by a neighboring gene, is a DDE family transposase.) yields the protein MKRDFTSVQNIYIICGKTDMRKGIDGLATLVQDSFELDPYSDSIFLFSGWSKDRYKCLYFDGDGFAMLYKRLDNGKLQWPKDENEVRSLSQQELRWLLEGLSLQQPKAIAKSAKGVF from the coding sequence ATGAAGCGTGATTTTACGAGCGTACAAAACATCTATATTATTTGCGGGAAGACCGATATGCGCAAAGGCATCGATGGTCTCGCAACGCTGGTTCAAGATTCTTTCGAATTAGATCCGTATAGCGATTCTATTTTTCTCTTTTCAGGATGGAGTAAGGACCGCTATAAATGTTTGTATTTTGATGGAGATGGCTTTGCCATGCTTTACAAACGATTGGATAATGGTAAGCTTCAATGGCCAAAAGATGAAAATGAGGTGCGAAGCCTTTCACAACAGGAACTGCGCTGGTTATTAGAAGGATTATCTTTACAACAGCCGAAGGCCATTGCGAAATCTGCAAAAGGTGTCTTTTAA
- the tnpC gene encoding IS66 family transposase, translating to MPVNQKQEEQNERIIRLLEQQLAQSNRQIEALTEQVRQLTKALYGSKSEKAKYQAPDGQVSLFEDDPSFNEPEQTEEQSTDTVSYTVTRKKTNKKRNDSFREDIEIEEIHHHPANLACECCQGEMVEFSSTLIREEAKFIPASLKRVQHFEHVYECKLCKNDALRKAQIKRGKAPQGAIQRSIAGPTVLAKLIYDKFIQYLPLYRQVNEWERHGLHTNDKNLSNWVIRVAEDWLQPLYDLMKQLLTAKSVLHIDETYAQIIKRSDGKPAQSNAFNWVCRSVQSEGPIIVLFKSALSRGRAILEDLIKGFKGTVICDGYSAYGQLPHVQFANCWAHVRRYWLKADSKNGRIGVQYCDRLFHIERQIKHLSAEERVKARQQEAKPIVDEFFDWIDRSPFFGKNAIAKAAEYTLSRSSELKVFLENGDVAIDNNPAENAIRPNVIGRKNWLFSVSEAGAKANAICLSLAETAKANGIDFYQYLVKLMTELPNVPFHQQPEILHNYMPWSENIQATCAK from the coding sequence ATGCCTGTTAATCAAAAGCAAGAAGAACAAAACGAACGTATTATTCGATTACTTGAGCAACAACTAGCTCAGTCAAATCGACAAATAGAAGCCTTAACAGAGCAAGTTCGCCAATTAACAAAAGCGTTATATGGCTCTAAATCGGAGAAAGCCAAGTATCAAGCTCCTGATGGACAAGTCTCTTTATTTGAAGACGATCCGTCTTTTAATGAACCTGAGCAGACAGAAGAACAAAGCACCGATACGGTTAGTTATACGGTTACTCGTAAAAAGACAAATAAAAAACGAAATGATTCGTTTCGTGAGGATATTGAAATTGAAGAAATTCATCATCACCCAGCCAACTTAGCTTGTGAGTGTTGTCAGGGGGAAATGGTAGAATTCAGTTCTACGTTGATACGTGAAGAGGCGAAATTCATTCCAGCTTCCCTGAAGCGCGTGCAGCATTTTGAACATGTGTATGAGTGTAAATTGTGTAAAAACGATGCCCTACGAAAAGCTCAAATTAAACGTGGTAAAGCACCACAAGGTGCTATCCAAAGAAGCATTGCTGGCCCAACTGTTTTGGCCAAGCTTATCTACGATAAGTTTATTCAGTACTTGCCTCTTTACCGTCAGGTAAATGAATGGGAACGCCATGGCCTACATACAAACGATAAAAATCTTTCCAATTGGGTAATACGTGTGGCAGAAGATTGGCTTCAACCACTTTATGATTTGATGAAGCAGCTATTAACGGCAAAGTCTGTACTGCATATCGACGAAACCTATGCACAAATAATCAAGCGTTCTGATGGAAAGCCAGCTCAATCAAACGCTTTTAATTGGGTATGTCGCAGTGTACAAAGTGAAGGCCCCATTATCGTTTTATTTAAGAGTGCTCTTTCTCGAGGGCGAGCTATATTAGAAGATTTAATTAAGGGATTCAAAGGCACTGTCATCTGTGATGGGTATTCAGCTTATGGTCAATTACCGCACGTTCAATTCGCCAACTGTTGGGCGCATGTACGCCGTTATTGGCTAAAAGCCGATAGTAAGAATGGCCGAATAGGCGTGCAATATTGCGATCGGTTGTTTCATATCGAGCGTCAAATCAAACATCTTTCAGCGGAAGAGCGCGTGAAAGCTCGTCAACAAGAAGCAAAACCGATTGTCGATGAATTTTTCGATTGGATTGATCGTTCGCCTTTCTTCGGCAAAAATGCTATTGCGAAAGCAGCTGAATATACATTAAGCCGTTCATCTGAGTTAAAAGTTTTCCTTGAAAATGGGGACGTTGCTATTGATAATAATCCCGCTGAAAATGCGATTCGTCCAAATGTCATTGGTCGCAAAAACTGGCTTTTCTCTGTGAGTGAAGCAGGTGCGAAAGCGAATGCCATTTGTTTAAGTTTGGCCGAAACAGCCAAAGCAAACGGAATTGATTTTTATCAGTATCTGGTAAAGCTGATGACGGAATTACCTAATGTACCGTTTCATCAGCAACCAGAGATTTTACATAATTACATGCCTTGGTCGGAAAATATTCAAGCCACATGTGCAAAATAG
- a CDS encoding ZIP family metal transporter, with protein MWLLGFLCTSSGILIGGAIAWAFRGIQKKVDVVYGLCAGIILGLICFEIIPEAIEISGWLSTVVGFSIGMLIFEVLHRVFHQKQVFKTTTKKESYILTGVILMFSFSIHNIPMGIILGANEEADFTMTLLQTLLFHSIPEGIILFTPLILAGINLLKGLLISFIVSIPVSLGVFMGGFLGYNHQTLNTILISITIGIIFMVTVSEILYPALIQSSIFKVLLCMVIGIGIIGLYVKAF; from the coding sequence ATGTGGCTATTAGGATTTTTATGTACTTCTTCCGGGATATTAATTGGTGGAGCAATTGCTTGGGCTTTTAGAGGAATCCAGAAAAAAGTTGACGTTGTTTACGGGCTTTGTGCAGGTATAATTTTAGGGTTAATATGCTTTGAAATTATCCCAGAAGCGATTGAAATAAGTGGTTGGCTGAGTACCGTAGTTGGCTTTTCTATAGGGATGTTAATATTCGAAGTATTACATAGGGTATTTCATCAAAAGCAAGTGTTCAAGACTACAACAAAGAAAGAATCATATATTCTTACAGGAGTAATATTAATGTTTAGCTTCTCGATACACAATATACCTATGGGAATAATTTTAGGAGCAAACGAAGAAGCCGATTTTACAATGACTTTATTGCAAACGTTACTTTTCCATAGTATCCCTGAAGGAATTATATTGTTTACCCCTTTAATTTTGGCGGGCATAAATCTATTAAAGGGTTTATTAATTTCTTTTATTGTCTCGATCCCAGTCTCTTTAGGCGTCTTTATGGGGGGATTTTTAGGGTATAATCACCAGACATTAAACACAATCTTAATTAGTATTACTATTGGAATTATTTTTATGGTTACAGTATCAGAAATTTTATATCCAGCATTAATTCAATCCTCCATATTTAAAGTCTTATTATGTATGGTAATAGGGATAGGAATTATAGGGCTATACGTAAAAGCTTTTTAA
- a CDS encoding glutamate-5-semialdehyde dehydrogenase, producing the protein MENEVIKKGKRAKIASYETNIKTTAQKNEALKSIASHLLIDKESIISANEIDLKSGRDNGLDEATLDRILLNEARIQAMSDAIIQLIDLPDPVGEVLEEITKDNGLKIVKKRVPLGVIGMIYEARPNVTVDAATLSLKTGNAVLLRGSSSAKHSNIALVASIHNALKAANYPQDAVLLIEDTSRETAKSLFTLTDYLDVLIPRGGKNLIDLVVRESTVPVLETGAGNCHIYVDNLADVEMARTIIKNAKTQRLSVCNTAESLLMHIQFFELHGKDFLNYLASDLGIKIYGDEHVCRVLKEALPATDEHYATEFLALTLSVKIVDNVYEAVHHINQFGTNHSEAIITNDDQNAEVFLNSVDAAAVYHNASTRFTDGFEFGYGAEIGISTQKLHARGPMGLPALTSTKYYITGNGQIRK; encoded by the coding sequence ATGGAAAATGAGGTAATTAAAAAAGGGAAACGAGCGAAAATTGCAAGCTATGAAACAAATATTAAGACGACTGCTCAAAAAAATGAAGCACTTAAAAGTATAGCAAGCCATCTTTTAATTGATAAGGAGTCAATCATTTCTGCAAATGAAATAGATTTAAAATCAGGAAGAGATAACGGCTTAGATGAAGCAACACTTGATCGCATTTTATTAAATGAAGCACGTATCCAAGCAATGAGTGATGCGATTATTCAATTGATTGATTTACCCGATCCAGTCGGTGAAGTACTAGAAGAAATCACAAAAGATAATGGGTTAAAAATCGTTAAGAAACGTGTACCCCTTGGCGTTATTGGGATGATTTATGAAGCACGCCCAAATGTAACGGTCGATGCTGCTACCCTTTCATTAAAAACAGGTAATGCCGTACTATTACGTGGAAGTTCATCTGCAAAGCATTCAAATATTGCACTTGTCGCCTCTATTCACAATGCATTAAAGGCAGCAAATTACCCACAGGATGCTGTATTGTTAATTGAGGATACGAGTCGTGAAACAGCAAAATCCCTATTTACATTAACTGATTACTTAGATGTACTAATTCCAAGAGGTGGCAAAAACTTAATCGATTTAGTTGTACGTGAGTCAACTGTTCCTGTGCTAGAAACAGGGGCTGGGAACTGTCATATTTATGTAGATAATTTGGCTGATGTTGAAATGGCAAGAACAATCATAAAAAATGCAAAGACACAGCGACTATCTGTTTGTAATACTGCGGAAAGTCTATTAATGCATATCCAATTTTTTGAACTACATGGAAAAGATTTTTTAAACTATTTAGCTTCTGATTTAGGAATTAAAATTTACGGGGATGAGCATGTTTGTCGTGTACTTAAAGAGGCACTTCCTGCTACAGACGAACATTATGCAACAGAATTTTTAGCATTAACATTAAGTGTTAAAATTGTTGATAATGTTTATGAGGCAGTCCACCATATTAATCAGTTTGGAACGAATCATTCTGAAGCAATTATTACGAATGATGATCAAAACGCGGAAGTATTTTTAAATTCCGTTGATGCTGCAGCAGTTTATCATAACGCTTCCACACGATTTACGGACGGATTTGAATTTGGATATGGTGCGGAAATTGGGATTTCTACGCAGAAATTACATGCGCGTGGACCAATGGGCTTACCAGCTTTAACTTCAACAAAATACTACATTACAGGTAATGGGCAAATTCGAAAGTAA